In the Nothobranchius furzeri strain GRZ-AD chromosome 1, NfurGRZ-RIMD1, whole genome shotgun sequence genome, cctacctacattttacttttcaacactttgctttgttttcttgtttttattgaactatttcctgtcctgtctgtctctcatcttcctgcatctcctctaaactctccagaaaaactgctgcctggattcttactttttcacctcatcagttacttttgaactaagcagatcaaagggatctcctgaccgcaaagcgtagtgcgcgtttcgatgctgtgtcagtgaggtgaaatcaccgcatcaCACGATGAGTGGAgtgcgtcaggaacgattaaaagacagaataccagagggTTTAAACAGATGCgaatgatcatgtgttaataataatgttttgttgcgccactttGTGAATGTATCGTGGGCCGGACGCAGcgcgcgcaccaacgatcagcactctgcgtcctctccgctcaacagaatcccgctacgctgagagtccataaatattgtaataatgGTAGAaaatggatctttccctgaaagatatagACCCCATaagtcgatccctgctcctggatgaaaaacaggacactttattccatgtaggaaaccctgccggacgccccggacagagagtgaaaagtggacatgtccggggtaaagaggacgtatggtcaccctatttAATACGTCATTCTGTGGAGCTTTTCTGATCTGATGGATCACCACAAAAGCCTGAGAGATGGTGGACAGAATCAGCCCAGACTCACAGTTGAAGTTCAGGGGAAGGGCAGAAACATGGAGACACAATATAAATTGTTATCACATTTTTGGCTGTTTCCCTTTGGTTATTCCTTCAACACAGTATTTTGCAAATGCAAAGGACTTCACATCTTTTTTAGGCCATGTTTAACTGTTATGAATCCTGGGCTCCTGCACCTTGAATGTCCCAGTCCTGCTCCCTCCATGccattcaggaccttggacaggtcctcgtcaggctggcctccacctctgcccgcCTTCGCTGTCCCAGCTGCATACAATCAACTAATGAAGACCGATGGTTTAAAGGACTGCAGCTTTCAGTTCTCATGGAGAGACTCACAGCTTAacaccctgtctttctctcctcggtGTGGATCTTTGTGGACTTACGGTTTCGAATTGGATAAAGAACTTTTATGATTGTGATAATTAGAATAGATAGTTCTTTTCATTTAATCCTCGAATAATTATTAGCTATTTTCGTTTAGTGATCCATGTTTCGTCTGTTCTAGTGCTTGAATTTCAGTTCTTTTCAGCCTTAGAGCTCTCTTTAAGTTTTGCTAGTAGTAATAATATTTATCATAGTTATAGCCATCGCGATTTGTTTTAGTTAGTTAGCTCCGGCATGTTTTTTCTTTAGTACCGATATTCTCGTGTTTTCTTCCCTGAGACCGTTTGTCTCAGTTGTTTTGAGTTTTCTCCATCGCCTTCGTTAGTTATATCCCAGTGTAATTGCGTTTTGACATTTTTCCAGTCAAGGACTGAGTAATTGTGTTAGCCCTGtgttaataaaaatacattttatttacactccCCCTTTGTCCGCaccagtttttatgttacccctctACCACAATGTCTAACAACATCAGGGTTTTTAACATTAACCCTGAAGTTTCCATTGATATTAACTAGGCCCtatcaaaataaaaatgttttaagtctagtcttaaaagtagacaagaagTCTGCCTcaaggactaaagctgggagctggttaacgacaggagaggagcctgatggctaaaagatctgcctcccatcctatttttagatattctgggaaccaccagtaaacctgcagtctgagggagaagtgctcggttaggaacgtatggaacaatcaggtcactgatgtatgacggagcttgattattaagagctttatatgtgagaaggaggatcttaaaatctattctgaattaaacaggcagccaatgtagggaagctaagacaggagagatatgatctctctttttaattctcatcagaactcctgctgcagcattttggacaagcagaatacttttaactacattctgtggacttcctgagagtaatgaattacagtaatccagtcttgatgtaataaatgcatgaactagtttttcagcatcactcctggaaaggatgcttctaatcttaacaatattccgaaggtggaaaaaggaaatcctacaaaccaatTTAACgtgagatttgaatgacatgtccttgtcgaagagaccacacacacacacacacacacacacacacacacacacacacacacacacacacacacacacacacacacacacacacacacacacacacacacacacacacacacacacacacacacacacacaggtgacttTATGACCATGTGTTTTACATATTTAAAACACTTTATTATGTACACATTTTGAGAAAAGGTTGCAGGAAACACATTTTCATACATtaacaatattaatataaaaaaagGCATTAAACAAGAAATATGACTCACACACATACGAGTCATGTTTTTATCTGAATTTTGTTACGATAAAAACAGAATTCAATACCAAAAGACAATCTTGAAGAATAGAGGAAACATCAGCTTGAGGAAAACTCCAGAGGAAAAACATGACAGAATGTTTATTTCCAGTCTACACTAAGCAGATCATTTCAGAACATTAATAGAAAAATAATATTATTCTTATTTCTATGCTGAAGGATTGTTGGGTTATTGTTCAGTGTTATTGATCACTGCAGCTGTGAGAGAAGAGCTCCACAATCATCCAGCCTGTccagctcctccaccacctccaccagccgCTCCACCTTCTCTGATGGCAGCACCACCTCTGCGTTGCTTCTGAACTTCTTCCTCAGGCTCTTGTTTGTCAGCGGGTTGCGCCAGTGGCCGTAGAAGGTGTCACAGCGGCCCTTCAGGATGTCTCCTCCAACTAGAGTCACCTGGACTTCTCCGTACATGCGGTTGAAATTGGCGGGGTTGTCCTCAGGATGCTCCATGCGAACACGGCTCAGCAGGAAGTGCAGCTCTGGGCGGCTCATGGCGGGCGGGCTGAAGGACTGCACGGTCACCTCACCGTccagcagagcgctgcaggcgtTAAACTGGAAGGAGTGGCGTGCCTCGTGCTCTGACTCGGGAAAAGGCCTGTTGATGTATTTAGACTGGGGGACTCTGAGCAGGATGTCCTGGACCTGATGTGGGGACACCTGTCCTAGACCATGTCCCACAAGGAGCTCATGGACCGCAGCTGCAGCATCAGTTACCCAGTGCATCCCCAGATGGGCAGGAAAACGCTTAAAAGCCATGTCCTGCTCCTCTAACAGGAACACATGTCCACCATCATCAGGTGACTCTAAAGGCTGAGGAACATAATCTTCATAAAAGGCGCTGAAGCCCGCCACTCCTGCAACAGCATCCAAGACCAGAGGACTGGCCTCTAGGCCTCTGGAGGCCAGCAGAGCAGCTTCAAGCCCCAAACGAGAGGCGTTGCCGATGTGAAGGGGCTTGGACTGAGTGGCAGCATTAGCCATCGGAGCTCCAGCTAGAGAAGCTGCTATAGCCAAGGCATGACTGCACTGAGACGGATCCAGAGACAGGAGACGAGAACAGGCTGCTGCACTTCCCATAGGACCCACCACAGTGGGAGGATGgaacctgttcacacacacacacacacacacacacacacacacacacacacacacacacacacacacacacacacacacacacacacacacacacacacacacacacacacacacacacacacacacacacagttcagttAGGACATTTATTCTGTTGTAACTGAAACAATCACTGATCTGCATCACCACATAAGAACGTTTCTATTGGTTGAATCTTTAGAACAAGATGAATTGATTTAACTCGTTTCAGGTCACCTGAGTTTCTAAAACACCCACCAGATGAAGGGTTTGGTTTGTGCTAATTCTGTTAACGTTACACCAAGAGCCCCTGCTGTTCCTACAGTAAGCATCATTACACTGACATCACTAAAACGGCCTCTTACACCTCAGTGCTGAGATCAGCACAGTCAAACAAGGACGTCTTTAAACGAACGTGTTCATGAAGATCGTGCTAAAACCAGACTTTCTGGGTCAAGCTTGACTTGTGCTGTGAGGCACTGACCTCTTGGGAATGCTGCGTGCTTCATTAGAGAACCTCATCAGTCGGCCCTGGATCTCAATGCCGACATTGAAGGCCAGTAAGAAGTCCAGACCGCTTGGTTTGCTGTTAGCCGGCATCATGTCACTGAGAGCAAACAAAGCTGGGAGAACAGCTCCTGAGGGATGAGTGGCTGGATGCCACGTGTCGTCAAAGTCCATGGAATGAGTCTGGAAGCAACCAGAGTTTGTGTCTCATCATACTGAAGCTGAAAGGAGTCAGAATAATAACTTTTTCTGTGAGGGTCATAACTAGATCAGAACCCAGCTATTTCTGTATCCTAACCCTGTGGTCTTTGGGAGCCACGCTGCACCAACAGCTGAGAAAAGCTGTTTATACAAAATGTTTCCACTGATGTTTATGTGGTTATTTATatatggttgttttccacttatGTTTCTCACCGCTACTCCATTAACGAAAGCTGCCAGTGTTGGGGAGAGTCTGATCCCTCTGCGTCCGTACACAGAGCTGATGTGATCCGGAGCATACATGTGCTAAGAACAAACACAGAAACAACCCTACATTCACTCATCTGTTCTGGACACATTTGGGTTGGACCTGACTCAGACTTTCACTTAGCCTCACCTGGCAGAACTGAAGAGCCAGCTCAAACACATCTGTCCTGCTCCCTATCAGTCCGACCCCGATGCTGTCCAGCACCATCCTTTTGCTGCGATGGAGCACAACCGGAGACAAATGCTGAGGCTTTATTTCACTGATGAACTTCCCAAAACTGGCTGTGACCGTATCTTCTGGGGCTGGGTGCTTCTGGACTGCAGGAATGAAAAGATAAAAGTTGTTTAATAAAGGTTATTAAttaaggttattattattatttttaatcaaagtcaGCATATCTGTTCACCCTCCACTGCAGTGTTATGCAGTCTTCTGGCAGCCCGCACTGGTCTGATGGTTTTCTTTGGGACAAAACATAAATCAGAACAAAGCATTTCAGTTATTTTTCACATCTCAGGATGACTACAGGCTGATGAGTTCCTGCATTTACTTGTTCACATCTTTAATCtaatgtttgtgtttgaaagAGCCAGTGTAGAGGTGTAACAGGTGTTTCCCAGCATGAGTGTTCTCCTCAACAATTAGCAGGAGTTATTTTATAGTTCCCTGCCTTGGCCGCACTACAAACCTCTacttttagatatttttatgacttctttaTTTGAAAAGGACTTAAAACCATCACTTTTAGAGTCTGAAAACTGACTAAAAGCATAAATATGTCGGTAATCTTACCTGTAGCGTGGAGAACATGACTTCAAGTTTCTGTCACAatgatcttgtttcttgtttctctTGGATGCAGCAGCTGAGCAGTGAAGGATGCTGATGCTTTTGTGGCAGAAAATCCACCTGCCTTATATAGTCCAGGACTTACAATGACCGGAAACACCAAAGGAGCAGGAAGGGCAGGTTCCTTTTGCAATCCTGCATCACATCAGAATGAGGCTTTTCCACCCGGGTCATTATCTGTGGTGTAACGTTCACCATCATCAATAGCCTTGAGGGGGAGGAAGGAGAAAGAAGGAGGAAAAGCCACTTTTGTGTAAAGTGAAAGGCAGTGATGTCACCTGTAAGTATGCTGCTCTGTGACAGAGTGGGGAATTCTCAGTAACTCCTCCTTTACACAAACAGATCATATTTAAGGCAAACCTTCGTCCCTCCTTCAGCACAACTCAGCTTTCCATCAGTCTGAACAACTTCAACAGGTAAAACTTTGTTCTTTCTTTTATTGCCGACAGgagtaaatattttgtttctgcaTGTCACCCATCAAAAATCCTTAAACCTATAGCTAGATTATTATATACTCTGCTTTGTAGATTGAATCAGACCTAAATCTGCATAAAGGATGCTCCCTGACAAGAGTTTATTTATAAATATTAAAACTATTATTGCAATATCCTGTAGTTTTTCAACAATATGAAAATAACAGTAATGTTAGGGGCATTATTCTATTGataaaattgttttcatttagaataaatTCTTCCTCTTCAGAGAGCCTGTTAGAGGA is a window encoding:
- the LOC139072258 gene encoding cis-aconitate decarboxylase-like, with translation MGSAAACSRLLSLDPSQCSHALAIAASLAGAPMANAATQSKPLHIGNASRLGLEAALLASRGLEASPLVLDAVAGVAGFSAFYEDYVPQPLESPDDGGHVFLLEEQDMAFKRFPAHLGMHWVTDAAAAVHELLVGHGLGQVSPHQVQDILLRVPQSKYINRPFPESEHEARHSFQFNACSALLDGEVTVQSFSPPAMSRPELHFLLSRVRMEHPEDNPANFNRMYGEVQVTLVGGDILKGRCDTFYGHWRNPLTNKSLRKKFRSNAEVVLPSEKVERLVEVVEELDRLDDCGALLSQLQ